One Moorella sp. E308F genomic region harbors:
- a CDS encoding LuxR C-terminal-related transcriptional regulator produces the protein MDTGCQKAIDARLKLAKLELQVALLARAGLKRWEIATALGLQQGTVKSQLERVATKLGSNWKDRKNIIWPELEEEVLRAVRSLQEQNKQEISFNSARLAMEGEISPDEAAILQLQGVPSRVGSTYLRQARAVQWHLLLLGEGRVLHVGAAARFWIKPALAALADNKYIRYLHSDNGDDPYRPWWLPYTTSGRARGTRAAYYKLGDASAGDYVRNYLQAWLDGELADYITHLYSRMQQRWQALSRIARSAGRPEPIPPPTRAELLGEARQVLGIS, from the coding sequence ATGGATACCGGTTGCCAGAAAGCTATTGATGCACGCCTTAAATTAGCTAAACTTGAACTCCAGGTGGCCTTGCTGGCCCGGGCCGGTTTAAAGCGTTGGGAAATAGCCACGGCTTTAGGTTTACAGCAGGGTACCGTTAAATCCCAGCTTGAAAGAGTGGCTACCAAGCTCGGCTCTAATTGGAAGGACAGGAAAAACATCATCTGGCCGGAACTGGAAGAAGAGGTCTTACGGGCCGTAAGGTCTTTGCAGGAACAGAATAAGCAGGAAATCAGCTTTAACTCTGCCCGCCTGGCAATGGAAGGGGAAATCTCCCCGGATGAAGCTGCTATCCTCCAGCTGCAAGGTGTGCCTTCCAGGGTAGGGAGTACTTACCTGCGCCAAGCCCGGGCCGTCCAGTGGCACCTGCTCCTCCTGGGGGAAGGCCGTGTTTTGCATGTTGGTGCCGCCGCCCGCTTCTGGATAAAACCAGCCCTGGCAGCCCTTGCTGACAACAAATACATCCGTTATTTACACAGCGATAATGGGGACGATCCCTACCGGCCCTGGTGGTTGCCCTATACTACCAGTGGTCGTGCCCGGGGTACCCGGGCTGCCTATTACAAACTCGGAGATGCCTCTGCCGGCGATTACGTCCGCAATTACCTGCAAGCCTGGCTTGATGGCGAGCTAGCGGATTATATCACCCACCTTTATAGCCGTATGCAGCAGCGATGGCAGGCTTTAAGCCGGATTGCCCGAAGCGCCGGGCGACCTGAACCTATACCTCCTCCCACGCGGGCCGAGCTGCTAGGAGAGGCCCGGCAAGTTCTCGGGATAAGTTAA